One part of the Helicobacter cetorum MIT 99-5656 genome encodes these proteins:
- the eptA gene encoding phosphoethanolamine--lipid A transferase EptA, with protein sequence MIRFFHLKFFKPLTCLQAGLLYSLSFGILYHFPLFAYAYKESSQPSLMVVIAVALFCANGILFLTLSLISSHLMRFFAIVFSMLNSVALYFISTYGVFLNKSMMSNVLNTNTHEVLDFLSVKLFLFIAILGILPSYLIYKIPLKRSFKKPQFLALLVLVAIFIANALINAKTWLWFDKHAKSIGGLSLPFAYSVNAFRVSVLKLFSPTIKPLPLFLPNASKSFVVLVIGESARKHNYALYGYEKPTTPRLSKRLKNQEITLFDATSCATYTTASLECILDSSFKDGFSTYENLPTYLTKAGIKVFWYSANDGEKNVKVTRYLKRSELIKKCRTCKEIALYDEALLYNVPNLLKEHSNENVLLILHLAGSHGPRYDKKVPLNFRVFKPYCSSVDLSRCSKESLMNAYDNTIFYNDFVLDKLISMLKNTKQPTLMLYLSDHGESLGEGAYYLHGIPKSIAPKEQYEIPFILYANKLFKEKHSLDQIQTPLSQNVIFHSILGVFESFKIPNAVYQPHLDLFKHKKE encoded by the coding sequence TTGATACGATTTTTCCATTTAAAGTTTTTCAAGCCCCTAACTTGTTTGCAAGCTGGTTTGCTCTATAGCCTTAGTTTTGGTATTTTGTATCATTTTCCCTTGTTTGCTTATGCCTATAAGGAAAGTAGTCAGCCGAGTCTTATGGTGGTTATTGCTGTTGCACTTTTTTGTGCTAATGGCATTCTCTTTCTTACTTTAAGTTTAATCTCTTCTCATTTAATGCGTTTCTTTGCAATCGTTTTTAGCATGCTTAATTCTGTCGCTTTATATTTCATCAGCACTTATGGTGTCTTTTTGAATAAGAGTATGATGAGTAATGTCTTAAACACTAATACGCATGAAGTTTTGGATTTTTTGAGCGTTAAGTTATTTCTTTTTATCGCTATTTTGGGTATCCTACCCAGCTATCTTATCTATAAAATCCCCCTTAAACGCTCTTTTAAAAAACCGCAATTTTTAGCTCTCTTGGTGTTAGTTGCTATCTTTATAGCGAACGCTTTAATTAACGCTAAAACTTGGTTGTGGTTTGACAAGCATGCTAAATCTATAGGGGGTTTGAGCCTACCCTTTGCTTATAGCGTGAACGCCTTTAGGGTGAGCGTTCTCAAACTCTTTAGCCCTACAATCAAGCCACTCCCCTTATTTTTGCCTAACGCTTCTAAATCATTTGTCGTGCTAGTAATAGGCGAAAGTGCTAGAAAGCATAATTACGCCCTTTATGGGTATGAAAAGCCCACCACCCCTAGACTAAGCAAACGATTAAAAAACCAAGAAATCACTCTTTTTGACGCCACTTCTTGTGCGACCTATACTACAGCGAGTTTGGAATGCATTTTAGATTCTTCCTTTAAAGATGGTTTTAGCACCTATGAAAATTTACCGACCTATTTAACAAAAGCTGGCATTAAGGTCTTTTGGTATAGTGCAAACGATGGCGAAAAGAATGTGAAGGTTACACGCTATCTCAAACGCTCTGAGTTGATTAAAAAATGCCGCACTTGTAAAGAAATCGCTCTTTATGATGAAGCCTTGCTCTATAATGTGCCTAATCTCTTAAAAGAACACTCTAACGAAAATGTCTTGCTCATTTTACATCTTGCCGGCTCGCATGGCCCTAGATATGATAAAAAAGTGCCTTTAAATTTTAGGGTGTTTAAGCCCTATTGCTCAAGCGTTGATTTGTCTCGCTGTTCCAAAGAAAGTTTGATGAATGCCTATGACAACACCATTTTTTACAATGATTTTGTGCTAGATAAGCTCATTAGCATGCTTAAAAATACCAAGCAACCCACCTTAATGCTCTATTTGAGCGACCATGGCGAAAGCTTAGGCGAAGGGGCGTATTACTTGCATGGTATCCCTAAAAGCATTGCCCCTAAAGAACAATATGAAATCCCCTTTATCCTTTATGCCAACAAGCTTTTTAAAGAAAAACATTCGCTGGACCAAATTCAAACACCACTCTCTCAAAATGTTATTTTTCATAGTATCTTAGGCGTGTTTGAAAGTTTTAAGATTCCAAATGCTGTCTATCAGCCCCATTTAGACCTGTTTAAGCATAAAAAAGAGTAA
- the lpxE gene encoding lipid A 1-phosphatase LpxE, which translates to MKNYLKLHTLKNLFVQSLPKSVSKSLLTISLVLMLLGVLFPFPKIPKHPSVPLVFHFTEHYARFIPTILSVAIPLIKRDVIGLFQVANASMATTILTHTTKRALNNVTIHNRRLGERPYGGNFNMPSGHSSMVGLAVVFLMRRYSFKKYLWLLPLVPLTMLARIYLDMHTIGAVLAGLGVGVLCASLFTSSKKS; encoded by the coding sequence ATGAAAAATTATCTCAAACTCCACACACTTAAAAATTTGTTTGTCCAAAGCTTACCCAAAAGCGTTTCTAAAAGCTTGCTTACTATAAGCTTAGTTTTAATGCTTTTAGGCGTGCTATTCCCCTTCCCTAAAATCCCTAAGCACCCTAGTGTGCCATTAGTGTTTCATTTCACAGAGCATTACGCACGCTTTATCCCTACGATTTTATCTGTGGCTATTCCCTTGATTAAAAGAGATGTTATCGGGCTTTTTCAAGTCGCTAACGCTTCCATGGCTACAACCATTCTCACACACACCACTAAGAGAGCCTTAAATAATGTAACTATCCACAATAGGCGTTTGGGCGAACGCCCCTATGGGGGTAATTTCAACATGCCAAGCGGGCATTCATCTATGGTGGGTTTAGCGGTGGTATTTTTAATGCGTCGTTATTCTTTCAAAAAATATTTGTGGCTCTTGCCCCTAGTCCCTTTAACCATGCTCGCTCGCATTTATTTGGATATGCACACTATTGGGGCGGTGCTAGCTGGGCTTGGTGTGGGGGTATTGTGTGCGAGCCTTTTTACAAGCTCTAAAAAGTCTTAA
- the nspC gene encoding carboxynorspermidine decarboxylase: MKTLQYSTLPTPSYVLESERLEENARTLEYVQQQSGAKVLLALKGYAFWREFGILRECLSGCCASGLYEAKLAFEEFGGRESHKEICVYSPAFKETEIKAILPLATSIVFNSFYQYAQYKDRIFEKNKQLESLGLSPIKIGLRINPLYSEVTPAIYNPCSKISRLGIVPSEFEKGVQEHGLEGVNGLHFHTHCEQNADALCRTLEHVEKHFKPYLEKMEWVNFGGGHHITRNDYDVELLIQTIRDFKARYNNIEVILEPGEAVGWQCGFLLASVVDLVQNEEMIAILDTSFSAHMPDCLEMPYRPNILKISVEDDKELIEVEKGENKGAFSYVLGGPTCLAGDFMGGFSFDTPLKRGDKILFKDMLHYTIVKNNTFNGVPLPSLAKLDQKGFEILKNFSYEDYKNRN, from the coding sequence ATGAAAACCCTACAATACAGCACACTTCCCACCCCTTCTTATGTGCTAGAGAGTGAGCGTTTAGAAGAAAACGCTAGGACTTTAGAATATGTGCAACAACAAAGTGGGGCAAAGGTTTTGCTCGCTTTAAAAGGGTATGCGTTTTGGCGTGAATTTGGCATTTTGAGAGAGTGCTTGAGTGGGTGCTGTGCAAGCGGACTTTATGAAGCCAAGCTTGCTTTTGAAGAGTTTGGGGGGCGAGAGAGCCATAAAGAAATTTGTGTCTATAGCCCAGCCTTTAAAGAGACAGAAATAAAGGCCATTTTACCCCTAGCTACAAGCATTGTTTTTAACTCTTTTTATCAATACGCACAATATAAAGATAGGATTTTTGAGAAGAACAAGCAACTAGAGAGTTTGGGCTTAAGCCCCATTAAAATAGGCTTACGAATAAACCCCCTTTATAGCGAAGTAACGCCAGCCATTTATAACCCATGCTCAAAGATAAGTCGTTTGGGTATTGTGCCTAGCGAATTTGAAAAAGGGGTTCAAGAGCATGGTTTAGAAGGTGTTAATGGTTTGCATTTTCACACGCATTGTGAGCAAAATGCTGATGCACTATGCAGAACTTTAGAACATGTAGAAAAGCATTTCAAGCCTTATTTAGAGAAAATGGAGTGGGTGAATTTTGGTGGGGGGCATCATATCACTAGAAACGATTATGATGTGGAGTTACTCATTCAAACGATTAGGGATTTTAAAGCCCGCTATAACAACATAGAAGTGATTTTAGAGCCTGGGGAAGCTGTAGGGTGGCAATGCGGATTTTTGCTCGCAAGCGTGGTGGATTTGGTGCAAAATGAAGAAATGATTGCCATTTTAGACACTTCTTTTAGCGCTCATATGCCTGATTGCTTAGAAATGCCTTATCGCCCTAATATCCTTAAAATTTCTGTAGAAGATGACAAAGAATTGATTGAAGTTGAAAAGGGCGAAAATAAGGGGGCGTTTTCTTATGTATTAGGCGGTCCTACTTGTTTAGCAGGGGATTTTATGGGTGGCTTTAGCTTTGATACCCCCCTAAAAAGGGGCGATAAAATCTTGTTTAAAGACATGCTCCATTATACGATTGTTAAAAACAATACCTTTAATGGCGTGCCACTTCCAAGTCTAGCCAAACTAGACCAAAAGGGTTTTGAAATCCTTAAAAATTTTTCTTATGAAGATTATAAAAACAGGAATTAA
- a CDS encoding chemotaxis protein — protein sequence MASSLAGIDQVTSLHKNNELQLLCFRLGKNKDLYAVNVFKIREVVKYHGSLTIISHENNSLVEGLIIIRELTIPLIDMRKWFYYDSQDKSKDLRPYKIEKEEGEDDIIMICEFSRWTIGVRIYEADRILNKKWTEMEQSAGVGGSAGNNKLVSRTRYFDGRLVQVVDIEKMLIDVFPWIEDEKHSDLETLSKIHSDKCILLADDSPSVLKTMQMILDKLEVKHIDFINGKKLLEHLFNPETDISDIGLIITDLEMPEASGFEVIKQVKDNSLTSKIPIVVNSSMSGSSNEDMARSLKADDFISKSNPKDIERVVKQFMALA from the coding sequence ATGGCTAGTAGTTTAGCAGGCATTGACCAAGTTACGAGTTTACATAAGAACAACGAGTTACAATTATTGTGTTTTAGGCTGGGTAAAAACAAGGATTTGTATGCGGTCAATGTCTTTAAAATTCGTGAAGTGGTGAAATATCATGGCAGTCTCACTATCATTAGCCACGAAAACAATTCGCTGGTTGAAGGTTTAATCATTATCAGAGAGCTAACCATTCCTCTGATTGATATGCGGAAATGGTTTTATTATGATAGCCAAGATAAGAGCAAGGATTTACGCCCTTATAAAATAGAAAAAGAAGAAGGCGAAGACGATATTATTATGATTTGTGAGTTTTCTCGCTGGACAATAGGGGTAAGAATCTATGAAGCGGATAGGATTTTAAATAAAAAATGGACTGAAATGGAGCAGAGTGCTGGAGTGGGTGGCTCTGCAGGTAATAACAAGCTTGTGAGTCGCACACGCTATTTTGATGGGCGACTGGTGCAAGTGGTGGATATTGAAAAAATGCTTATAGATGTGTTTCCTTGGATTGAAGATGAAAAGCACAGCGATTTAGAAACGCTTTCTAAAATCCATTCTGACAAATGTATTCTACTGGCTGATGATTCTCCAAGCGTTTTGAAAACCATGCAAATGATTTTAGACAAGCTTGAAGTCAAGCACATAGACTTCATTAATGGTAAAAAATTGCTAGAACATTTATTCAACCCTGAGACAGACATTAGCGACATCGGCTTAATCATCACTGATTTAGAAATGCCAGAAGCAAGTGGCTTTGAAGTGATTAAGCAAGTTAAGGACAATTCTTTGACTTCAAAAATTCCTATTGTAGTAAACTCTTCTATGAGTGGAAGCTCTAATGAAGATATGGCAAGAAGTTTAAAAGCAGATGATTTTATCTCTAAGTCTAACCCTAAAGATATAGAACGAGTGGTTAAGCAATTTATGGCATTAGCATGA